One stretch of Zerene cesonia ecotype Mississippi chromosome 20, Zerene_cesonia_1.1, whole genome shotgun sequence DNA includes these proteins:
- the LOC119835218 gene encoding prisilkin-39-like: MAKWTIVALALIGCAVAEPPVGYSYSAPSYSHGSSGSVLSSGGHYSSVPVGHQSSEGYHIDPHLLDKIRHIILKDEIQNQAYQSSASSHGISHGISSHYGPPAPVYGVPHDRIVGVELESLQQGIQVAQYHQAVEDYSGGYAGGYSGGYSGYSSGGHGGYSGGHGGYSSGHESSGYSTIGVPSGSYGVPSPSSSYGVPH, translated from the exons ATGGCAAAGTGGACCATT GTCGCATTGGCATTAATCGGCTGTGCCGTCGCCGAACCTCCCGTGGGCTACAGCTACTCCGCCCCATCCTACAGCCATGGCAGCTCTGGCTCCGTCCTCAGCAGCGGAGGCCACTACTCCTCCGTCCCAGTGGGCCACCAGAGCTCAGAGGGCTACCACATCGACCCCCATCTATTGGACAAAATCCGCCACATCATCCTGAAGGACGAGATCCAAAACCAGGCGTACCAATCCTCTGCTTCCTCTCACGGTATTTCCCACGGTATCTCTTCCCACTACGGCCCACCCGCCCCAGTGTATGGTGTGCCCCATGACAGAATCGTCGGCGTAGAACTTGAGTCCCTGCAACAAGGCATCCAGGTCGCCCAATACCACCAAGCTGTCGAAGACTACTCTGGCGGTTACGCCGGCGGTTACTCCGGCGGTTACTCCGGTTACAGCAGCGGCGGTCACGGCGGGTACTCCGGCGGTCACGGCGGTTACTCCAGCGGTCACGAATCGTCCGGATACTCGACCATCGGCGTGCCATCCGGCTCCTACGGCGTCCCCTCCCCCTCGTCGTCCTACGGCGTCCCCCACTAA